In the Hyphomonadaceae bacterium BL14 genome, one interval contains:
- a CDS encoding ATP-binding cassette domain-containing protein, whose amino-acid sequence MLEAVDLKVQFPVKVGGGLFPKTKPLKAVDGLSFALLPGETLGIVGESGCGKSTLARAVLRLVPSKAGAVSWIGKDLLALNRKDMRAAREDLQIVFQDPMASLNPRMTIGASIAEPMLTYRRFMSARERETEVRAMMERVGLDPDMINRYPHELSGGQNQRVGIARAMILEPKLVICDEAVSALDVSIQAQIIELLVGLQADFGLSMLFISHDLSVVREVSHRVMVLYLGRVVELADRDTIYSDARHPYTRALISAAPIPDPAIEKSRKRLKLSGDLPSPLDSRAQLRFLKSKLIDDPDAEQYRPRLIEVAPGHWVAEHDPIETLAEIEPA is encoded by the coding sequence ATGCTCGAGGCGGTGGATCTGAAAGTTCAATTCCCGGTCAAGGTCGGCGGCGGCCTGTTTCCCAAGACCAAGCCGCTGAAGGCGGTGGACGGGCTGAGCTTTGCGCTGCTGCCCGGCGAGACGCTCGGGATTGTGGGCGAGTCGGGGTGTGGCAAGTCCACGCTGGCCCGCGCCGTGCTGCGCCTGGTACCGTCAAAGGCCGGCGCGGTGAGCTGGATCGGCAAGGATCTGCTGGCGCTGAACCGCAAGGATATGCGCGCCGCGCGCGAGGATTTGCAGATCGTCTTCCAGGACCCGATGGCCTCGCTCAACCCGCGCATGACCATTGGCGCTTCCATCGCTGAGCCCATGCTGACCTATCGCCGCTTCATGAGCGCGCGCGAGCGCGAAACCGAAGTGCGCGCCATGATGGAGCGGGTCGGGCTCGATCCCGATATGATCAACCGCTATCCCCATGAATTGTCCGGCGGCCAGAACCAGCGCGTGGGCATTGCCCGGGCGATGATCCTGGAGCCCAAGCTGGTGATCTGTGACGAGGCGGTCAGCGCGCTGGACGTCTCGATCCAGGCCCAGATCATCGAGCTTCTGGTCGGTCTGCAGGCCGATTTCGGACTGTCCATGCTGTTCATTTCACACGACCTGTCGGTGGTGCGCGAAGTCTCCCACCGGGTCATGGTGCTGTATCTGGGCCGGGTGGTGGAACTGGCCGACCGCGATACGATCTATTCCGATGCGCGCCACCCCTATACGCGCGCCCTGATCAGCGCCGCACCCATCCCCGATCCGGCGATCGAAAAGTCCCGCAAGCGTCTGAAACTGTCCGGCGATCTGCCCAGCCCGCTCGACAGCCGCGCCCAGCTGCGCTTCCTGAAATCAAAGCTGATCGACGATCCGGACGCCGAGCAATACCGGCCCCGGCTGATCGAAGTGGCACCCGGTCATTGGGTCGCCGAGCACGATCCCATCGAGACACTCGCCGAGATTGAACCGGCCTGA
- a CDS encoding ATP-binding protein: MPDTAADPHFSGLTWRAVLDALPDPAAVLDVGGSIAAVNPAFIAAYGPGPWPGRGLGDAPSAFTLYAGPDGLQIALAASRAVEQYAAALERSNRELDRFATVASHDLQEPLRKISAFASLLARRYEDQLDADGRQSLAYLVDAAQRMRRLIDDLLAYSRTSNRDLEFEPVDLGALLKATLDELSLMVSEAQAEIECGPLPDVHADLTLMRLLFQNLLTNALKYRKGTHVRIVVRAEREGEAWRITVADDGIGFDPRFSEKVFAPFQRLHNREAFAGTGIGLAICQQAVERHGGRIWVDTEPGFGARFHFTLPDRAAGTV, from the coding sequence ATGCCCGATACAGCCGCTGACCCCCATTTTTCCGGCTTGACCTGGCGGGCAGTGCTTGACGCCCTGCCTGATCCGGCTGCCGTGCTCGATGTTGGCGGGTCGATTGCCGCCGTCAATCCCGCCTTCATCGCCGCCTATGGGCCCGGCCCGTGGCCGGGGCGGGGGCTTGGTGACGCGCCTTCAGCCTTCACCCTGTATGCAGGGCCGGATGGTCTGCAGATCGCCCTGGCCGCCTCGCGCGCCGTTGAGCAATACGCCGCCGCGCTGGAGCGCTCCAACCGCGAGCTGGACCGCTTCGCCACGGTTGCCTCCCACGATCTCCAGGAGCCTCTGCGCAAGATTTCCGCTTTCGCCAGCCTGCTGGCGCGGCGCTATGAGGACCAGCTCGACGCAGACGGCCGCCAGAGCCTGGCCTATCTGGTGGACGCCGCCCAGCGCATGCGCCGGCTGATTGATGATTTGCTGGCCTACTCGCGCACATCCAACCGGGACCTCGAATTCGAGCCCGTGGACCTGGGTGCCCTTCTGAAGGCCACGCTGGACGAGCTCAGCCTGATGGTCAGCGAAGCGCAGGCGGAGATCGAGTGCGGCCCGCTGCCCGACGTGCACGCCGATCTCACCCTGATGCGGCTCCTGTTTCAGAATCTCCTGACCAATGCGCTCAAATACCGCAAAGGGACTCACGTGCGCATTGTTGTGCGCGCCGAGCGCGAGGGCGAGGCGTGGCGCATCACCGTGGCCGATGACGGGATCGGCTTTGACCCGCGCTTTTCCGAGAAAGTGTTCGCGCCGTTTCAGCGCCTGCATAATCGCGAAGCCTTCGCCGGTACCGGTATCGGACTGGCCATCTGCCAGCAGGCGGTCGAGCGCCATGGCGGGCGCATATGGGTGGACACAGAGCCCGGCTTCGGCGCGCGCTTTCACTTCACCCTGCCCGACCGGGCGGCCGGCACCGTCTAG
- a CDS encoding SDR family NAD(P)-dependent oxidoreductase, with amino-acid sequence MSVSLTSFPENYRALVFGAGGGLGAAFVRALAVDPRCSAVFAVSRRPLALTGATALQADFDEPASIAAAAEAASADGPLHLVITATGILHDGAELQPEKSWRDLDADRLAHVLRINVIGPSLVARHTLDRLARGSRDTPDKAVWAALSARVGSITDNRLGGWHGYRASKAALNQMIRTLSVELARKAPGAACIGLHPGTVDTGLSKPFQRNVPDGKLFTAEYSAGKLLGVIDTIGPADTGQVFDWAGERIDP; translated from the coding sequence ATGAGTGTTTCCCTGACTTCTTTTCCTGAGAACTACCGCGCACTGGTGTTCGGTGCTGGCGGCGGGCTGGGCGCAGCATTCGTGCGGGCGCTGGCCGTTGATCCGCGTTGTTCGGCCGTGTTCGCGGTGTCGCGCCGCCCGCTCGCGCTTACGGGCGCGACAGCACTGCAGGCCGATTTCGATGAGCCGGCCAGCATCGCCGCGGCGGCGGAGGCGGCCAGCGCGGATGGTCCGCTGCATCTGGTGATTACAGCCACGGGCATTTTGCACGACGGTGCTGAGCTGCAGCCGGAGAAATCCTGGCGTGATCTGGACGCGGACCGGCTGGCGCACGTGCTGCGCATCAATGTGATCGGCCCCTCGCTTGTCGCGCGCCACACGCTGGACCGCCTGGCGCGAGGCTCGCGTGACACGCCGGACAAGGCCGTCTGGGCGGCGCTCTCGGCGCGGGTGGGATCGATCACCGATAATCGGCTGGGCGGCTGGCACGGCTACCGGGCCTCCAAGGCCGCACTGAACCAGATGATCCGCACCCTGTCAGTGGAGCTGGCACGCAAGGCGCCGGGTGCCGCCTGCATCGGCTTGCATCCCGGCACGGTGGATACCGGCCTGTCCAAACCGTTTCAGCGCAATGTGCCTGACGGCAAGCTGTTCACAGCGGAATACTCTGCCGGAAAACTGCTGGGCGTGATCGACACCATCGGCCCGGCAGACACCGGACAGGTGTTTGATTGGGCCGGCGAGCGGATTGATCCCTAG
- a CDS encoding response regulator, which yields MSPDLNVLHVEDDFADAMLLQQALRDAGAYAFKFEVVRTLHDASFKLRRRGYDLIIADLRLPDSTDPNETVGLLQKHAGEAPILVLSGSVGIDAERIGTDIPLLDKNLYFDGRASKRSVELLSRVLEAASRDRDAVMI from the coding sequence TTGTCCCCGGACCTGAACGTATTGCATGTCGAGGACGACTTCGCGGACGCCATGTTGCTGCAGCAGGCGCTGCGTGATGCCGGGGCCTATGCGTTCAAATTCGAGGTGGTGCGTACATTGCACGACGCCAGCTTCAAGCTGCGCCGGCGCGGTTACGATCTGATCATCGCCGATCTTCGCCTGCCTGATTCCACCGACCCCAACGAGACCGTGGGCCTGTTGCAAAAGCATGCCGGCGAGGCACCGATCCTGGTGCTCAGCGGGTCCGTCGGCATTGACGCCGAGAGGATCGGTACGGACATCCCCCTGCTGGACAAGAACCTCTATTTCGACGGACGCGCCTCGAAACGCAGTGTCGAATTGCTCAGCCGTGTGCTGGAAGCCGCCTCGCGCGACCGTGATGCGGTGATGATCTGA
- the folD gene encoding bifunctional methylenetetrahydrofolate dehydrogenase/methenyltetrahydrofolate cyclohydrolase FolD translates to MTEADPILRPSGRRAVLIDGKATAAEVDAAAREGALALAERLGRKPCLAVVLVGEDPASQVYVRNKIRRTEAAGMTSLEHRLPASVSQDEVLALVARLNADAGVDGILVQLPLPDGLDATAVVQAIDPAKDVDGLTAASAGALVLGAPGLRPCTPSGCVYLARRALGDLSGRHVVVIGRSILVGKPAALLFLQADCTVTLAHSRTRDLPGLARQADILVAAAGRAGMVGADWIQPGAAVIDVGINRVDGPDGTSRLAGDVDYEAALDVAGFITPVPGGVGPMTIAMLLINTVAAAARRAGLDLPGPAARVLAP, encoded by the coding sequence ATGACCGAAGCTGATCCGATCCTGCGCCCGTCGGGCCGCCGCGCCGTTCTGATCGATGGCAAGGCCACCGCCGCCGAAGTCGACGCGGCCGCCCGGGAGGGCGCGCTGGCCCTGGCGGAGCGGCTGGGCCGCAAGCCGTGCCTGGCTGTGGTGCTTGTGGGCGAGGACCCGGCCAGCCAGGTTTATGTGCGCAACAAGATCAGGCGCACCGAGGCTGCCGGGATGACCTCTCTGGAGCATCGCCTCCCCGCGTCGGTGAGCCAGGACGAAGTGCTGGCGCTGGTTGCACGCCTCAATGCAGATGCAGGGGTGGATGGCATTCTGGTCCAGCTGCCATTGCCGGACGGGCTCGACGCCACGGCTGTGGTGCAGGCCATTGACCCGGCCAAGGATGTGGACGGGCTCACCGCGGCCAGTGCAGGCGCGCTGGTGCTGGGAGCGCCGGGTCTGCGCCCATGCACGCCGTCAGGCTGCGTCTATCTGGCGCGCCGGGCGCTGGGTGATCTGTCCGGGCGCCATGTGGTGGTGATCGGGCGCTCCATCCTGGTGGGCAAACCGGCCGCGCTGTTGTTCCTGCAGGCGGACTGCACGGTGACGCTGGCTCATTCGCGCACGCGCGACCTGCCAGGCCTGGCGCGCCAGGCCGATATTCTGGTCGCGGCTGCGGGGCGTGCGGGCATGGTGGGGGCGGACTGGATCCAGCCAGGCGCGGCGGTGATTGATGTCGGCATCAACCGGGTCGACGGCCCGGACGGGACCAGCCGCCTGGCGGGCGATGTGGACTATGAGGCGGCGTTGGATGTTGCGGGCTTCATCACGCCCGTGCCCGGCGGTGTCGGGCCGATGACCATCGCCATGCTGCTGATCAATACGGTAGCCGCTGCCGCCCGCCGCGCAGGCCTGGACCTGCCCGGGCCGGCAGCCCGGGTTCTGGCACCTTAA
- a CDS encoding YggT family protein: MTFGQALIYYFIHPVLTLLVIVIFVNVILTWLVGFNVVNPRNPLVNTIGRVTEAITAPLLSPIRRVLPTLGGMDFAPLVLLLIIFFVRDWLVMGQLWPLLG; this comes from the coding sequence ATGACGTTCGGACAGGCGCTGATCTACTATTTCATCCACCCGGTGCTGACGCTTCTGGTGATTGTGATTTTCGTGAACGTGATCCTGACCTGGCTGGTCGGGTTCAATGTCGTGAATCCGCGCAACCCGCTGGTCAACACAATCGGGCGGGTCACCGAGGCGATCACTGCCCCGCTGCTTAGTCCGATCCGGCGTGTCCTGCCGACGCTGGGCGGGATGGATTTCGCTCCGTTGGTGCTGTTGCTGATCATTTTCTTCGTCCGCGACTGGCTGGTTATGGGTCAGTTGTGGCCGCTGCTCGGCTGA
- a CDS encoding 4a-hydroxytetrahydrobiopterin dehydratase, producing the protein MAERIGAAALAKALDGWQAVEGRDAVRKVFRFDDFKTAFGFMARVALKAEQMNHHPEWFNVYNTVDITLSTHDADGVTALDRELAEYIETAAR; encoded by the coding sequence ATGGCGGAACGGATCGGAGCGGCGGCGCTGGCAAAGGCGCTCGACGGCTGGCAGGCGGTGGAGGGGCGCGACGCGGTGCGCAAGGTGTTCCGCTTTGACGATTTCAAGACCGCCTTCGGCTTCATGGCGCGCGTCGCCCTGAAGGCTGAACAGATGAACCACCATCCTGAATGGTTCAATGTCTACAACACGGTGGACATTACCCTTTCGACCCACGATGCCGATGGCGTCACGGCGCTGGACAGGGAACTGGCCGAATACATCGAGACGGCGGCGCGCTGA
- a CDS encoding phosphoenolpyruvate carboxylase: MPLNEPESAMSARLPGTPDQLAAFCLEALAGGWGEDWDAPLVNPVGDLAAQLFSGLRRGAVSVEGLKALIQHFADNGLAARARALSVLHGDGLSGAAEADVRSQLEALAGEGFDAFAAAVTRKRGGVVFTAHPTFALSRAVRDALAGAAVNGETGALVGTGHVHGPDEDVTLINEHDEAMAAVAAAREALTALNALVLDVARAAFPDRWRSLDPDLISLASWVGYDLDGRTDIHWGRSIAFRLQEKSRQLMRYAALIEASGARALEPLAARLRTAAEASAGHAALFEADLDDPSAVVRAANALTGNYPERLTSLSGPVAELDRAIGDADDDVAARLVLLRAEMKAAGLGAAHIHLRINAAQLRGAVRADLGLEDDSDDFGRLALTRSAERAAEAQVRTVSFASVFLEQMTARRQFMLCAQLLKHVDCDAPIRFLIAECETAATVMGALYLARLYGVTDHVDISPLFETPDALERGGRLIERLLAEPVYRDYIAGRGRLAIQLGYSDSGRFMGQGGAQLAIERLHILTARALARYGVKGVAVVVFNTHGESMGRGAHPGGFNERLDHLLTPWARGKFAAAGAPVIHETSYQGGDGFLHFARPELARSVMMSTARHLLAAPDALGGDPFYAEIDYTWDVYRALKAWQESLFDNADYRLAVTAFAPNMLVRSGSRRAKRPGAPGQSLDLSMLRAIPHNAALQQLGIPVNVSGGLGAAIGSEPERMAAFLERSPRMAALRGMISRARTLTSLNALRGYARLFDASEWTGRAAAARSEAAERAFLALASRLSDQSRQTALTRLGNHLSADLMRFDRVADGSDHAWRDDPDRRAVEALHAIRQALIMQAFLTISRLPAFSRRHDLTREDLIDLVFALRIPEAVTALEEIFPAARPGLELLDAVEEQTGADEPARRGYPEIQARIVQPLAELHPMIGQITVAISHYYRAFG, translated from the coding sequence ATGCCCCTCAATGAGCCCGAGAGCGCCATGAGCGCCCGCCTGCCCGGCACACCGGATCAGCTGGCGGCCTTCTGTCTTGAGGCGCTGGCCGGCGGATGGGGCGAGGACTGGGATGCGCCACTGGTCAATCCGGTGGGCGATCTGGCCGCCCAGCTCTTCTCCGGCCTGCGCCGGGGCGCAGTGTCGGTGGAGGGGCTCAAAGCCCTGATCCAGCATTTCGCCGATAACGGCCTGGCGGCACGGGCGCGTGCCCTGTCGGTGCTACATGGCGACGGGTTGTCAGGTGCTGCCGAAGCGGATGTGCGCAGCCAGCTTGAGGCGCTGGCGGGGGAAGGGTTTGACGCCTTCGCCGCTGCGGTGACGCGCAAGCGCGGCGGCGTTGTCTTCACGGCTCACCCGACGTTTGCCCTGTCGCGGGCGGTGCGCGATGCACTTGCCGGTGCCGCCGTCAACGGCGAGACCGGGGCGCTGGTGGGCACCGGCCACGTCCACGGGCCGGATGAGGACGTCACCCTCATCAACGAGCATGACGAGGCGATGGCCGCCGTGGCGGCCGCCCGCGAGGCGCTGACCGCGCTGAACGCCCTGGTGCTGGACGTGGCGCGCGCCGCTTTCCCGGATCGCTGGCGCTCGCTCGATCCCGACCTCATCTCGCTGGCAAGCTGGGTGGGATATGATCTCGATGGCCGTACCGATATTCACTGGGGCCGCTCCATCGCCTTCCGCCTGCAGGAAAAATCCCGCCAGCTCATGCGCTATGCAGCGCTGATCGAGGCGTCAGGGGCGCGGGCGCTTGAACCGCTCGCCGCGCGCTTGCGCACAGCCGCCGAGGCGAGTGCGGGGCACGCGGCGCTGTTTGAAGCCGATCTGGATGACCCCTCGGCTGTGGTGCGCGCCGCCAATGCGCTTACGGGGAACTATCCGGAGCGCCTGACCAGCCTGTCCGGGCCCGTCGCCGAACTCGATCGTGCCATCGGTGACGCGGACGATGATGTGGCGGCCCGGCTGGTCCTTCTGCGTGCGGAGATGAAAGCGGCGGGCCTGGGCGCGGCGCACATCCATCTGCGCATCAACGCAGCCCAGCTGCGTGGCGCCGTGCGCGCCGATCTGGGGCTGGAGGATGATTCAGACGATTTCGGGCGTCTGGCCCTGACCCGCTCTGCCGAGCGGGCGGCCGAAGCGCAGGTGCGCACGGTCAGTTTTGCGTCCGTGTTTCTCGAACAGATGACGGCCCGGCGCCAGTTCATGCTGTGCGCCCAGCTTCTCAAGCATGTGGATTGTGATGCGCCGATCCGCTTTCTGATCGCCGAATGCGAGACCGCGGCCACGGTGATGGGCGCACTCTATCTGGCGCGCCTCTATGGCGTGACCGACCATGTCGACATTTCGCCCCTGTTCGAGACGCCTGACGCGCTGGAGCGCGGCGGACGGCTGATCGAGCGGCTGCTGGCCGAGCCGGTCTATCGCGATTACATCGCCGGGCGGGGACGGCTGGCCATTCAGCTGGGCTATTCCGATTCCGGGCGTTTCATGGGTCAGGGCGGTGCCCAGCTGGCCATTGAACGCCTGCATATCCTTACCGCCCGCGCTCTGGCGCGCTATGGCGTGAAGGGCGTGGCGGTGGTGGTGTTCAACACCCATGGCGAATCCATGGGGCGCGGCGCCCATCCCGGCGGCTTCAACGAGCGGCTGGACCATTTGCTGACGCCCTGGGCGCGCGGCAAGTTCGCCGCCGCCGGCGCGCCGGTGATTCACGAGACCAGCTATCAGGGCGGGGACGGGTTTTTGCACTTTGCCCGGCCCGAACTGGCACGCTCGGTGATGATGTCGACTGCCCGCCATCTGCTCGCCGCGCCGGACGCGTTGGGCGGTGATCCGTTCTATGCCGAGATTGACTATACCTGGGACGTCTACCGGGCGCTGAAAGCCTGGCAGGAATCGCTGTTCGACAATGCTGACTACCGCCTGGCCGTGACGGCGTTCGCGCCCAACATGCTGGTGCGCAGCGGCTCGCGCCGGGCCAAGCGGCCGGGCGCGCCGGGCCAGAGCCTCGATCTCTCCATGCTGCGCGCCATCCCCCATAACGCCGCGCTGCAGCAGCTGGGCATACCGGTCAATGTGTCCGGCGGGCTGGGCGCGGCGATCGGGTCGGAGCCTGAGCGCATGGCGGCGTTTCTGGAGCGCTCGCCGCGCATGGCGGCACTGCGCGGCATGATTTCGCGCGCGCGCACCCTGACCAGTCTTAATGCGCTGCGCGGTTATGCGCGCCTGTTCGACGCCAGCGAGTGGACCGGGCGGGCAGCGGCGGCGCGGTCGGAAGCCGCCGAGCGCGCCTTCCTGGCGCTGGCCAGCCGCCTGTCCGACCAGTCGCGCCAGACGGCGCTGACGCGGCTCGGCAATCATCTGTCAGCGGATCTGATGCGGTTTGACCGCGTCGCCGACGGGTCGGACCATGCCTGGCGTGACGATCCTGACCGGCGTGCGGTGGAGGCGCTGCACGCCATCCGTCAGGCGCTGATCATGCAGGCTTTCCTGACCATTTCGCGTCTGCCGGCGTTTTCACGCCGCCATGATCTGACGCGTGAAGACCTGATTGATCTGGTGTTTGCCCTGCGCATTCCCGAGGCTGTGACTGCGCTGGAGGAAATTTTTCCCGCCGCGCGCCCCGGTCTGGAATTGCTGGACGCGGTGGAGGAGCAAACCGGCGCGGACGAGCCGGCGCGGCGCGGCTACCCGGAAATCCAGGCGCGGATCGTCCAGCCACTGGCCGAGCTTCATCCGATGATCGGCCAGATCACCGTGGCGATCAGCCATTATTACCGGGCGTTCGGCTGA
- a CDS encoding bifunctional folylpolyglutamate synthase/dihydrofolate synthase, producing the protein MIQGAETIEAGLARLARLHPKSIDLSLGRIERLLAALGDPQHRLPPVIHIAGTNGKGSTAAFLKAIAEAAGERVHVYTSPHLVRFNERIVLAGEIVSDDTLRDAFARCEAANDGADITFFEITTAAAFLLFSETPADRLILETGLGGRLDATNTVPNPQCTVITPVSLDHQAFLGDTIVQIAGEKAGIIKPGAPVICGPQGEAALKVIEAAARRRGAPLQVWDRDFSIRPEHGGLVYEEENLLWDLPAPGLKGAHQMANAALAIAAARVCGYALDAVRAGVANARWPARLQRLTAGPLADIARGGHAELWLDGGHNPAAAQALAAALGEMEAARERPLVLICAMSRNKDAQGFLSWFSTLAARVIAVSFSGGREGAHSAQSIAQAARKADLPAQTAAGLVEAVHDALEDYDQPRIVICGSLYLAGEVLAMGSGDSVQTTPG; encoded by the coding sequence ATGATCCAGGGCGCCGAAACCATCGAGGCGGGGCTGGCGCGCCTGGCGCGCCTGCACCCCAAATCCATCGATCTGTCGCTGGGGCGCATAGAACGCCTGCTGGCGGCGCTGGGCGATCCGCAGCACCGCCTGCCGCCAGTGATCCATATCGCCGGCACCAACGGCAAGGGCTCCACCGCCGCTTTCCTCAAAGCCATCGCGGAAGCGGCGGGCGAGCGGGTCCATGTCTACACCTCGCCTCATCTGGTGCGCTTCAATGAGCGTATCGTGCTGGCCGGAGAGATCGTCAGCGACGACACTTTGCGCGACGCCTTCGCGCGCTGCGAGGCGGCCAATGACGGGGCGGACATCACGTTTTTTGAAATCACCACCGCCGCCGCCTTCCTGCTGTTTTCTGAAACACCAGCCGACCGGCTGATCCTGGAGACGGGGCTGGGCGGGCGGCTGGATGCAACCAATACGGTTCCCAACCCCCAATGCACGGTGATCACGCCGGTGAGCCTCGATCACCAGGCGTTTCTGGGCGACACGATTGTGCAGATCGCGGGCGAGAAAGCCGGCATCATCAAGCCGGGCGCGCCGGTGATATGCGGTCCGCAGGGCGAGGCGGCGCTGAAAGTCATTGAGGCAGCCGCTCGGCGGCGGGGCGCGCCATTGCAGGTCTGGGATCGTGATTTCTCTATCCGGCCCGAGCATGGCGGTCTGGTCTATGAGGAAGAAAACCTGCTCTGGGATTTGCCCGCGCCGGGTCTCAAGGGCGCTCACCAGATGGCCAATGCGGCGCTCGCCATCGCGGCGGCGCGGGTATGCGGTTACGCGCTGGATGCTGTGCGCGCGGGTGTGGCCAATGCCCGCTGGCCGGCCCGCCTGCAACGCCTGACGGCCGGACCGCTGGCTGACATCGCCCGGGGCGGACATGCCGAACTATGGCTTGATGGCGGGCACAATCCGGCGGCGGCGCAGGCGCTGGCTGCGGCGCTGGGCGAGATGGAGGCGGCGCGCGAACGCCCGCTGGTGCTGATCTGCGCCATGTCGCGCAACAAGGATGCGCAAGGCTTCCTCAGCTGGTTTTCCACCCTGGCCGCCCGGGTGATCGCCGTGAGCTTCTCCGGCGGGCGCGAGGGGGCCCATAGCGCCCAGTCGATCGCGCAGGCTGCCCGGAAGGCAGACCTGCCCGCCCAGACCGCCGCCGGCCTCGTCGAAGCCGTGCATGACGCGCTGGAGGACTATGACCAGCCGCGCATCGTCATCTGCGGCTCGCTTTATCTGGCGGGCGAGGTGCTGGCCATGGGGTCGGGAGACAGCGTCCAGACGACACCGGGTTAG
- a CDS encoding glutathione S-transferase family protein: protein MTAQPALTLFHAPMTRSIRPRWALEEMGLPYTLERVAFDRGNVGGDAYRAVNPMQKVPALKDGDQVILESTAILEYLVTKHGPSPLAVTPDEPDYGRYLEWLHFAEGTMSMSVNLTLAHTMLLPEEQRNPALAQWALANVNRQLVQVAERGLGDGREWLAAGRFTAADISMGYMFYLLKIVKQFDNAPEPVKAYFDRIKVRPAWRRASAD, encoded by the coding sequence ATGACCGCCCAGCCCGCCCTGACGCTGTTTCACGCGCCCATGACCCGCTCCATCCGCCCGCGCTGGGCACTGGAAGAGATGGGATTGCCCTACACGCTGGAGCGCGTGGCGTTCGACCGGGGCAATGTGGGCGGGGACGCCTACCGCGCCGTCAATCCCATGCAGAAGGTGCCCGCGCTGAAAGACGGCGATCAGGTGATCCTGGAATCCACCGCGATCCTGGAGTACCTGGTCACGAAGCATGGCCCCAGCCCGCTGGCGGTGACGCCGGACGAGCCGGACTATGGCCGCTATCTCGAATGGCTGCATTTCGCCGAAGGGACCATGTCCATGTCGGTGAATCTCACCCTGGCCCACACGATGCTGCTGCCTGAAGAGCAGCGCAATCCGGCGCTGGCCCAATGGGCGCTGGCCAATGTGAACCGCCAGCTGGTTCAGGTGGCCGAGCGGGGCCTCGGCGACGGGCGCGAATGGCTCGCCGCCGGGCGCTTCACTGCCGCCGACATCTCGATGGGCTATATGTTCTATCTGCTGAAAATCGTGAAGCAGTTCGACAATGCGCCCGAGCCGGTGAAAGCCTATTTCGACCGCATCAAGGTGCGCCCCGCCTGGCGCAGGGCCAGCGCGGACTGA
- a CDS encoding AFG1 family ATPase codes for MTPLEALDAAVADGRLQADPEQRAAAQRLTALAGEIAHWKGGRTGLFGRARPAPCGVYLWGGVGTGKSLMMDLFFDAAPIAAKRRVHFHQFLQELQARITAERTRQESDPLPRVAAALARETRLLCFDELQVTDVGDAMVLGRLIDHLFAAGVVLVATSNRAPDDLYKDGINRQLFLPFIAAIKARLDVVRLDSGRDYRLERLEAAPVYYAPLGEAADAAMDAAFERLTLGAQARPCELTVKGRTLAVPRAAAGVARFSFEQLCDRALGPADYLMLAERFHTVMIDHAPQLGPRRRDQAKRFATLVDALYEARTKLVMSAQAQADALYVEGDYAFEFQRTVSRLMEMRSHDYLAAERRAGEAPLSQT; via the coding sequence ATGACACCGCTGGAGGCGCTGGACGCCGCCGTGGCGGACGGGCGGCTGCAGGCCGACCCTGAGCAGCGCGCCGCGGCGCAGCGCCTGACCGCTCTGGCGGGTGAAATAGCACACTGGAAGGGCGGCAGGACGGGCCTGTTCGGCCGCGCACGCCCGGCCCCGTGCGGGGTTTATTTATGGGGCGGGGTGGGCACCGGCAAATCCCTGATGATGGATCTGTTCTTCGACGCCGCGCCCATTGCGGCCAAACGACGTGTCCATTTCCACCAATTCCTGCAGGAGCTGCAGGCGCGCATCACGGCCGAGCGCACGCGTCAGGAATCCGATCCCTTGCCGCGCGTGGCGGCGGCGCTGGCGCGCGAGACGCGGCTGTTATGCTTTGACGAGCTGCAGGTCACCGATGTGGGCGACGCCATGGTGCTGGGCCGGCTGATCGACCATCTGTTCGCCGCCGGGGTGGTGCTGGTGGCCACGTCGAACCGGGCGCCGGACGATCTCTACAAGGACGGGATCAACCGCCAGCTCTTCCTGCCCTTCATCGCCGCCATCAAGGCGCGGCTCGATGTGGTGCGGCTCGATTCCGGGCGCGATTACCGGCTGGAGCGGCTGGAAGCGGCGCCGGTCTATTATGCGCCCCTGGGCGAGGCGGCCGACGCGGCCATGGATGCGGCGTTCGAGCGGCTGACACTGGGCGCCCAGGCGCGCCCCTGCGAGCTGACCGTGAAGGGGCGCACGCTGGCGGTGCCGCGCGCGGCAGCGGGCGTTGCACGCTTCAGCTTTGAGCAATTGTGTGACCGCGCGCTGGGCCCGGCCGATTATCTGATGCTGGCCGAGCGTTTTCACACCGTGATGATCGATCATGCGCCCCAGCTGGGCCCGCGCCGGCGCGATCAGGCCAAGCGCTTCGCCACTCTTGTGGACGCGCTCTACGAGGCGCGCACCAAGCTGGTGATGAGTGCGCAGGCGCAGGCCGATGCGCTGTATGTCGAGGGCGATTACGCCTTCGAGTTCCAGCGCACCGTGTCACGCCTGATGGAGATGCGCAGTCACGACTATCTCGCCGCAGAGCGGCGGGCGGGCGAGGCGCCCTTGTCCCAAACCTAG